In Candidatus Fermentibacter sp., a single genomic region encodes these proteins:
- a CDS encoding cyclic nucleotide-binding domain-containing protein, producing the protein MNTQEMFGDFHPLESSSFQSFCELVKVGDGGTLVTQGEQSTDFFVLLRGCLKVMDQRTGEDFVLAQLCEGDVFGEMSFLDGSPRSATVISEGESEILRMSRQSFALLQSVNPYLGLLILVFLGRMMSGRLRSVDEKMAGMARERDNRELSELRRLISGIRSSVRSQVGDSGESDLL; encoded by the coding sequence ATGAACACACAGGAGATGTTTGGGGACTTCCACCCGCTCGAGAGCAGTTCCTTCCAGTCATTCTGCGAACTGGTCAAGGTGGGCGACGGCGGCACCCTGGTCACCCAGGGCGAGCAGTCGACGGACTTCTTCGTGCTGCTCAGGGGCTGTCTGAAGGTGATGGACCAGCGCACGGGCGAGGATTTCGTACTCGCCCAGCTCTGCGAGGGAGACGTGTTCGGCGAGATGTCGTTCCTCGACGGGAGCCCCAGATCGGCCACGGTCATCTCAGAAGGCGAATCCGAGATACTCCGCATGAGCCGCCAGAGCTTCGCCCTCCTCCAGTCAGTCAACCCGTATCTCGGGCTTCTCATCCTGGTCTTCCTGGGTCGCATGATGTCCGGCAGGCTCAGGAGCGTGGACGAGAAGATGGCGGGGATGGCCAGGGAGCGCGACAACAGAGAGCTCTCCGAGCTCCGCAGACTCATCTCCGGCATCCGGAGCTCCGTGCGGTCGCAGGTGGGCGATTCCGGAGAATCGGATCTCCTCTAG
- the rdgB gene encoding RdgB/HAM1 family non-canonical purine NTP pyrophosphatase, translating to MRLVLASGNPDKLAEVRAILEGPAREVVPVTLVMPGWDCEETGGTIAENAAIKALAAARATSMPCVADDTGLFVSTLGGAPGVYSARYAGSSAGYADNVAKLLRVLKWEEGASRQAFFRTAAAFARPDGGVVTATGEVEGIILETPAGDGGFGYDPVFFVPSLGCTYAECPACQKNAASHRARAFTKLASLILSD from the coding sequence GTGAGACTCGTCCTGGCCTCGGGCAACCCCGACAAGCTGGCCGAAGTGAGGGCCATCCTCGAGGGTCCGGCTCGAGAGGTCGTGCCGGTGACCCTCGTCATGCCCGGCTGGGACTGCGAGGAGACGGGTGGCACGATAGCGGAGAACGCCGCGATCAAGGCGCTCGCCGCGGCCCGTGCGACCTCCATGCCCTGCGTCGCCGACGATACGGGGCTGTTCGTGTCGACTCTCGGGGGCGCCCCCGGCGTGTACTCGGCCAGGTACGCAGGCTCCTCCGCGGGCTATGCCGACAACGTAGCCAAGCTCCTGCGCGTGCTCAAGTGGGAGGAGGGTGCGTCGCGGCAGGCCTTCTTCAGGACCGCGGCGGCGTTCGCCCGCCCGGACGGCGGCGTGGTGACGGCGACAGGCGAGGTGGAGGGCATCATCCTCGAAACACCCGCAGGCGACGGAGGCTTCGGCTACGATCCGGTGTTCTTCGTGCCTTCGCTGGGCTGTACCTATGCGGAATGCCCCGCCTGCCAGAAGAACGCCGCGAGCCACAGGGCGAGGGCCTTCACGAAGCTCGCCTCCCTCATCCTGTCGGATTGA
- the sat gene encoding sulfate adenylyltransferase, whose protein sequence is MMNRKEYRMPSQPHGGRLVQRQAELSDSPGLLEEASSLPSFPLNEREACDLEMIGSGAMSPLEGFMRREEYELVRDEMRLPQGPVWSLPVTLSLKDGMNAPAAGARMCLRDSSGAVRGVIEVEDVFGADLRLEAERTLTTADPAHPGAAYLLGLGGTYVGGRVTSIRGRASEPYHRYRLDPAETRVLFRELGWESIVAFQTRNPVHRAHEYIQKSALEIADGLLLHPLVGSTKDDDIPADVRMACYEVLLAGYFPKGRAVMSVFPAAMRYAGPREAIFHALVRKNYGCTHFIVGRDHAGVGSYYGTYDAQLIFGRFQPGELGITPLCFEHSFFCRTCGGMATTKTCPHPDEAHMVLSGRRVREMLAAGEIPPAEFTRPEIARILVEWASGRSRA, encoded by the coding sequence ATGATGAACCGGAAGGAGTACCGGATGCCCTCGCAGCCCCATGGTGGCCGCCTCGTACAGAGGCAGGCCGAGCTCTCCGACAGCCCGGGTCTCCTCGAGGAGGCCTCGTCCCTTCCTTCATTCCCGCTTAACGAACGGGAGGCCTGCGATCTCGAGATGATCGGTTCCGGCGCGATGAGCCCGCTCGAGGGCTTCATGCGGAGGGAGGAGTACGAACTCGTCCGCGACGAGATGCGGCTCCCGCAGGGCCCCGTCTGGAGCCTCCCGGTCACGCTGTCCCTCAAGGATGGCATGAACGCGCCCGCCGCCGGCGCCCGGATGTGCCTTCGCGACTCTTCGGGTGCGGTCAGGGGCGTCATCGAGGTGGAGGACGTATTCGGAGCGGATCTGCGGCTGGAGGCCGAGAGGACACTGACCACGGCCGACCCCGCGCATCCCGGGGCTGCCTATCTCCTCGGGCTCGGGGGGACCTATGTGGGGGGCCGTGTCACGAGCATCAGGGGAAGGGCTTCGGAGCCCTACCACAGGTACAGGCTCGATCCGGCAGAGACGCGCGTCCTCTTCCGCGAGCTGGGGTGGGAGTCGATAGTGGCCTTCCAGACCCGCAACCCCGTGCACAGGGCCCACGAGTACATCCAGAAGAGCGCACTGGAGATAGCCGACGGCCTCCTGCTCCATCCGCTCGTAGGATCGACCAAGGACGACGACATCCCGGCCGATGTCAGGATGGCATGCTACGAGGTGCTCCTCGCAGGCTACTTCCCGAAGGGCAGGGCGGTCATGAGCGTGTTCCCGGCGGCCATGAGGTATGCCGGGCCGAGGGAGGCCATCTTCCACGCCCTCGTCAGGAAGAACTACGGCTGCACCCACTTCATCGTCGGCAGGGACCATGCCGGCGTGGGCAGCTACTACGGCACCTACGACGCGCAGCTCATCTTCGGCCGCTTCCAGCCCGGCGAGCTGGGCATCACGCCCCTGTGCTTCGAGCATTCCTTCTTCTGCCGGACGTGCGGCGGCATGGCCACCACCAAGACCTGCCCGCATCCCGACGAGGCGCATATGGTGCTCTCGGGCCGCAGGGTCAGGGAGATGCTGGCTGCGGGGGAGATCCCGCCGGCGGAGTTCACCAGGCCCGAGATAGCCCGGATCCTCGTGGAATGGGCATCGGGAAGGAGCAGGGCATGA
- the rph gene encoding ribonuclease PH has product MPEGARTRSDGRGDSDVREISFETGFQPSPEGSVLISWGETRVLCSASIENRVPPFIAPKSGGWVTAEYDMLPGSGNRRVRRDRGGATKGRSQEIQRIIGRSLRQTLDLSKLPDRTITIDCDVLVADGGTRVAAITGGAVALRLAIQRLLERGDVETDPWRGFVGALSIGIVGDRVLTDLTYEEDSGAMMDMNVVCMSSGLLVELQASAEHRPIPFDDVQEMARSAMSSILGYVIPCQKLAAGE; this is encoded by the coding sequence ATGCCTGAAGGCGCCAGGACCAGGAGCGACGGCAGGGGAGATTCGGACGTCAGGGAGATATCGTTCGAGACGGGCTTCCAGCCATCCCCCGAGGGGAGCGTGCTGATCTCCTGGGGAGAGACACGGGTCCTCTGCTCGGCCAGCATCGAGAACAGGGTGCCGCCGTTCATCGCCCCGAAGAGCGGCGGCTGGGTGACGGCCGAGTACGACATGCTCCCGGGCAGCGGGAACAGGCGCGTCAGGCGCGACAGGGGCGGTGCCACCAAGGGCAGGAGCCAGGAGATCCAGCGGATCATCGGCCGGAGCCTCAGGCAGACCCTCGATCTCTCGAAGCTGCCCGACAGGACGATCACGATCGACTGCGACGTGCTCGTAGCCGACGGCGGGACCAGGGTGGCCGCCATCACGGGCGGTGCCGTGGCCCTGAGACTCGCCATCCAGAGGCTCCTCGAAAGGGGCGACGTCGAGACCGATCCCTGGCGCGGTTTCGTCGGAGCGCTGAGCATCGGGATCGTGGGCGACCGCGTCCTCACCGACCTGACCTACGAAGAGGATTCGGGCGCGATGATGGACATGAACGTGGTCTGCATGTCATCAGGGCTCCTCGTCGAGCTCCAGGCCTCGGCCGAGCACAGGCCGATACCCTTCGACGATGTCCAGGAGATGGCGCGGTCAGCGATGTCCTCCATCCTCGGCTACGTCATACCGTGCCAGAAGCTGGCGGCGGGGGAGTAG
- the murI gene encoding glutamate racemase: MDRTAPIGVFDSGIGGLTVVREITRQLPDESVIYFGDTARVPYGSKSPETVIRFSLEDSAFLLRKGVKLLVAACNTASSVSMPALRGGSSVPVIGVIEPGASAAARATRSGIVGVIGTNGTISSGAYQKALREAGGIRTVVAQPCPLLVPLVEEGWLDHRITTLVVEEYMAPLLREKIDTLVLGCTHYPLLKAVLGHVLGPEVALVDSAESTASVVGRTLGEAGLLSGPGVPGLPSHSFYVSDIPLKFQEIAQRFLGRSIPLVTQVEVGDA; the protein is encoded by the coding sequence TTGGACCGCACCGCTCCGATAGGCGTCTTCGATTCGGGCATAGGGGGCCTCACGGTCGTCCGGGAGATAACGAGGCAGCTCCCGGACGAGTCCGTCATCTATTTCGGAGACACCGCCCGGGTCCCGTACGGATCCAAGTCGCCCGAGACAGTCATACGCTTCTCCCTGGAGGATTCCGCATTCCTCCTCCGCAAGGGCGTCAAGCTGCTGGTCGCCGCCTGCAACACCGCCTCGTCCGTCAGCATGCCGGCCCTGCGCGGCGGGAGCAGCGTACCCGTCATCGGCGTGATCGAACCCGGGGCCTCGGCCGCCGCCCGGGCGACCAGGAGCGGCATCGTCGGCGTGATCGGGACCAACGGCACGATCTCCAGCGGAGCGTATCAGAAGGCCCTCAGGGAGGCGGGGGGAATCCGGACCGTAGTGGCCCAGCCCTGTCCCCTCCTCGTCCCCCTCGTGGAGGAGGGCTGGCTCGACCACAGGATCACCACTCTCGTGGTCGAGGAATACATGGCCCCCCTTCTGCGCGAGAAGATCGACACGCTCGTGCTGGGCTGCACCCATTACCCGCTCCTCAAGGCGGTCCTGGGCCACGTGCTCGGACCGGAGGTCGCCCTGGTGGATTCGGCCGAATCGACGGCATCGGTCGTAGGCCGGACGCTGGGGGAGGCGGGGCTCCTGAGCGGGCCCGGCGTTCCGGGTCTTCCTTCCCATTCCTTCTATGTAAGTGACATCCCGCTCAAGTTCCAGGAGATCGCCCAGAGGTTCCTGGGCCGCTCCATACCGCTAGTAACCCAGGTGGAGGTCGGTGATGCCTGA
- a CDS encoding N-acetylmuramoyl-L-alanine amidase has product MTDLLLAILALVQAPGVRVVPRPDGALLEIVSDSAMSPSLIAEGFTVLVRTGFTLPPAPPRGSFWIESLSVSSDGTTLRAAGSPLVQSVDWALSADSLTLVVFFRSAVGFDLPALSWAGPPDEPAGPAASSDSLALAALSSGLPAPWLSDFDCIVLDPGHGGRDPGAVGPSGDAEKDRNLEIALLVRDLLALGMPGVEVLMTRDTDTYVSLGERTRFANRARADLFVSIHCNASTNRGAGGFETYFLSLARTDDARAVAAMENGVAELYGDPEPESDGGALSFLLADIAQNLYLSQSSSLAESLQRSMSGEWPSGSDRGVKQAGFYVLRGAWMPSVLLEVAFISNPGEEGLLRDLDFRFRTARAIVAGIEAFANTRGR; this is encoded by the coding sequence GTGACTGACCTCCTCCTGGCGATCCTGGCGCTTGTCCAGGCGCCCGGCGTCAGAGTCGTACCCAGGCCGGACGGTGCGCTTCTCGAGATCGTCAGCGACTCCGCCATGTCGCCGTCCCTCATTGCAGAGGGCTTCACGGTGCTGGTGCGCACCGGGTTCACACTGCCCCCCGCTCCGCCCCGGGGATCGTTCTGGATCGAGAGCCTGTCCGTGTCCAGTGACGGCACCACCCTGAGGGCCGCAGGGAGCCCGCTCGTACAGTCCGTCGACTGGGCCCTGAGCGCCGACAGCCTGACCCTGGTGGTCTTCTTCAGATCGGCGGTGGGATTCGACCTTCCTGCGTTGTCATGGGCGGGGCCTCCCGACGAGCCGGCCGGCCCCGCAGCATCGTCCGACTCGCTCGCCCTGGCCGCACTCTCCTCGGGGCTCCCGGCTCCATGGCTCTCGGACTTCGACTGCATCGTCCTCGATCCGGGGCATGGCGGCAGGGACCCCGGGGCGGTGGGACCCAGCGGCGACGCAGAGAAGGACAGGAATCTCGAAATCGCCCTTCTCGTCAGGGATCTGCTCGCCCTGGGCATGCCGGGAGTTGAAGTCCTCATGACGCGGGATACCGATACCTACGTTTCCCTGGGAGAGAGGACCCGGTTCGCCAACCGCGCGAGGGCGGACCTGTTCGTGAGCATCCACTGCAATGCGAGCACCAACCGCGGGGCGGGAGGCTTCGAGACCTACTTCCTCAGCCTCGCCAGGACCGATGACGCGAGGGCGGTAGCCGCCATGGAGAACGGAGTGGCCGAACTGTACGGCGACCCTGAGCCGGAGTCCGATGGCGGAGCCCTGTCGTTCCTGCTGGCCGACATCGCGCAGAACCTGTATCTCAGCCAGAGCAGCAGCCTGGCCGAGAGCCTGCAGAGGAGCATGTCGGGGGAGTGGCCCTCCGGATCGGACAGAGGGGTTAAACAGGCCGGCTTCTACGTCCTCAGGGGGGCGTGGATGCCATCGGTGCTCCTCGAGGTGGCCTTCATCTCGAATCCGGGCGAGGAGGGCCTCCTCCGGGATCTGGACTTCCGGTTCCGGACCGCGCGGGCTATTGTTGCGGGAATCGAAGCATTCGCAAACACACGGGGGAGATGA
- a CDS encoding cyclic nucleotide-binding domain-containing protein, whose product MKRVFPQLSASEEAEILSECTRMEAGAGTAVLRKGEGGGDLYIVESGVFKVYEETAGEDFVLALLNRGDVFGELSFLDGSPRSACVRCQNDGSLLRFGRPDFPKLLLKNPYTASRLLFSLASIVSARLRKADEALAVLAFDEPDASSDEMHRLAAEMHRAVHMELSPGSSESALEF is encoded by the coding sequence GTGAAGAGGGTTTTCCCGCAGCTCAGCGCCTCCGAGGAGGCCGAGATCCTGTCCGAATGCACCAGGATGGAGGCAGGGGCGGGCACTGCCGTGCTGCGCAAGGGCGAGGGCGGAGGAGACCTGTACATCGTCGAATCCGGGGTGTTCAAGGTCTACGAGGAAACCGCCGGCGAGGACTTCGTGCTCGCCCTCCTGAACAGGGGCGACGTGTTCGGCGAGCTGTCCTTCCTCGACGGGTCGCCCAGGTCGGCCTGCGTGAGATGCCAGAACGACGGGAGTCTCCTGAGGTTCGGAAGGCCGGACTTCCCGAAGCTTCTGCTGAAGAACCCCTACACAGCCTCCAGGCTTCTCTTCAGCCTGGCCTCGATCGTGTCGGCGCGGCTCAGGAAGGCGGACGAGGCTCTCGCAGTCCTTGCCTTCGACGAGCCGGACGCGTCGTCCGACGAGATGCACAGACTCGCAGCCGAGATGCACCGGGCCGTCCACATGGAGCTGTCCCCGGGTTCGAGCGAATCGGCGCTGGAGTTCTGA
- a CDS encoding ABC transporter ATP-binding protein: protein MDPVLRVEGLSKKYPRQSGLGSFQAVSDVSFELEPGGILGFLGPNGAGKTTTMKCILGLLAPSSGRMAVFGRPPASPEARRRMGYIPENPDYEDSFTPEEYLSFFASMRHIPWSRGDSARMLGRVGLENWGRARIRKLSKGMRQKLSLALALQGSPELLVMDEPTGGFDPLARKEFRDMLLEENSRGAACFLSSHILSDIETICSRALILAGGRVVREGSMSELLSSQNRHRISYRKPGAGNAEELVELADLQAAIDRIRSSGGEIEAVGREILSLEEVFLRATSGGEER from the coding sequence ATGGATCCTGTTCTCAGGGTGGAGGGACTCTCGAAGAAGTATCCGAGGCAGAGCGGTCTAGGCAGCTTCCAGGCCGTGTCCGACGTGTCGTTCGAACTGGAGCCCGGCGGCATACTCGGCTTCCTGGGCCCCAACGGTGCCGGCAAGACCACTACGATGAAGTGCATCCTCGGCCTGCTGGCGCCATCATCCGGCAGGATGGCGGTTTTCGGCCGGCCCCCGGCCTCCCCTGAAGCCCGGCGCAGGATGGGCTACATCCCCGAGAATCCCGACTACGAGGATTCCTTCACCCCCGAGGAGTATCTCTCGTTCTTCGCATCGATGAGGCATATCCCGTGGAGCCGCGGCGACTCGGCCCGCATGCTCGGCAGGGTCGGCCTCGAGAACTGGGGAAGGGCCAGGATACGCAAGCTCTCGAAGGGCATGAGGCAGAAGCTGAGCCTGGCACTGGCCCTCCAGGGCTCCCCCGAACTTCTGGTGATGGACGAGCCCACCGGAGGCTTCGATCCGCTGGCCCGGAAGGAATTCAGGGACATGCTCCTCGAGGAGAACTCGAGGGGCGCCGCATGCTTCCTCTCCTCACACATCCTCTCCGACATCGAGACGATATGCTCCCGGGCCCTGATACTCGCCGGCGGTCGGGTCGTCCGGGAGGGTTCGATGAGCGAGCTCCTCAGCTCGCAGAACAGGCACAGGATCTCGTACAGGAAGCCGGGAGCCGGGAACGCGGAGGAACTCGTCGAGCTCGCCGACCTCCAGGCTGCGATCGACCGCATCAGGTCTTCGGGCGGAGAGATCGAGGCGGTCGGCCGTGAGATCCTGTCGCTCGAGGAGGTCTTCCTCAGGGCGACTTCGGGTGGCGAGGAGCGTTGA
- a CDS encoding GNAT family N-acetyltransferase encodes MPDGTSELTEDAMPRPSIRAAVPGDIPELAEISRGTWDGGDYLEAVAASWIAEGGMYSGIIAGRLFGCYKITVMPGRVAWLEGLRVHPSMRGRGLGRLLSEDCFRRARALRDGGTVDWVEFETYYHNSESIAIAESCGFERVETFRFLYRASIPQEGAAPAAVVPLEERDLLPYTTRVPLGWKALLRTEDTAGAIAGLCEVREASGLRFMSRPGENVFTFCASALEDPVEAGRAAARAAHASGDDTVEIMLPGGAAAAESLLMSDGWSYWEEPREPNAWIFRMR; translated from the coding sequence ATGCCGGACGGAACCTCGGAACTGACGGAAGATGCCATGCCCCGGCCCTCGATAAGGGCGGCAGTCCCGGGGGACATCCCGGAGCTGGCCGAGATCTCCCGCGGCACATGGGACGGGGGCGACTACCTCGAGGCAGTCGCGGCCTCGTGGATCGCAGAGGGCGGCATGTATTCCGGCATCATCGCCGGAAGGCTGTTCGGATGCTACAAGATCACGGTGATGCCCGGACGGGTGGCATGGCTCGAAGGGCTGCGCGTCCATCCCTCGATGAGGGGCAGGGGTCTGGGGAGGCTTCTCTCCGAGGACTGCTTCAGGAGGGCCCGGGCCCTGAGGGACGGAGGCACCGTCGACTGGGTGGAGTTCGAGACCTACTACCACAATTCCGAGAGCATCGCCATCGCTGAATCCTGCGGCTTCGAGCGGGTCGAGACATTCCGATTCCTGTACCGGGCATCGATCCCGCAGGAGGGCGCTGCGCCCGCGGCCGTCGTCCCTCTCGAGGAACGCGACCTGCTGCCGTACACGACGCGGGTCCCGCTGGGATGGAAGGCGCTTCTCAGGACGGAGGACACGGCTGGGGCGATCGCCGGGCTGTGCGAAGTGCGGGAGGCCTCCGGACTGAGGTTCATGTCCCGGCCCGGGGAGAACGTCTTCACGTTCTGCGCCTCCGCCCTGGAGGACCCGGTGGAGGCCGGACGGGCCGCGGCCCGCGCCGCGCATGCCTCTGGTGACGATACCGTCGAGATCATGCTTCCGGGTGGAGCCGCCGCTGCCGAATCCCTGCTGATGTCCGACGGCTGGAGCTACTGGGAGGAGCCCAGGGAGCCCAATGCCTGGATCTTCAGGATGAGGTGA
- a CDS encoding alkaline phosphatase family protein codes for MRRREFLRLAALAPAAALAFSCARGSRTGRARRVILIGIDGMDPGLARSYMDAGLMPNCSRLARMGSFSPLRTEFPPQSPVAWSSFITGTGPESHGIFDFIHRDPVTLAPYLSTSAVEPGGRDLRLGSLRLPLEGSATRLLRAGDPFWRHLRDDGMPVTLMKLPVDFPPVSAHGARILCGLGTPDVRGSQGSFTFFTDNPMRISDDTAGGLVIAVRAEDRRFSCPLDGPPDGFRDGSPACRTWITVTADPVSEGVLVETGSGSAVLGRGEWSGWVPVEFGMLGGLSKVRAIARFHLRSVSPHLELYVSPLNMDPAHPSLPICSPRGYAPDLAFSLGPFHTKGFPEDTKALSRGVLDDVSYLGQAFDLYDEQLSLMREGLGGFDEGLFFFYFSTLDLNVHMFYRDIDGLSPTHSTVMDGARGIVPRLYSMMDGAVGEAMEAMDGDTMLLVFSDHGFSPFRRGFNLNSWLAAEGYARLFDPVAARGEMFAGTDWSSTSAYGLGINSLYLNLRGREEGGSVDPTQASVLLDRIASGLLSAVDPATGLHPVSSVRILGGGRVAGLPPHAPDMLVGYASGYRSSWDTSLGGYSEEVISDNTDPWSGDHCMDPDAVPGVLLSSMPLPGASPALRDMGRTACSFLGSTTLPPGRDLGDG; via the coding sequence ATGAGGAGGAGGGAGTTCCTCAGGCTCGCGGCCCTGGCGCCGGCAGCCGCCCTGGCATTCTCGTGCGCGCGGGGGTCCCGCACGGGCCGTGCCCGCAGGGTGATCCTGATCGGGATCGACGGGATGGACCCCGGGCTCGCCAGATCGTACATGGATGCCGGACTGATGCCCAACTGCTCGAGGCTCGCGCGCATGGGCTCGTTCTCCCCCCTTCGCACCGAGTTCCCGCCCCAGAGCCCGGTTGCATGGTCGAGCTTCATCACGGGAACCGGTCCCGAGAGCCACGGGATATTCGACTTCATACACCGCGACCCCGTGACTCTGGCGCCCTATCTCTCCACTTCGGCCGTCGAACCGGGCGGCCGGGACCTCAGACTCGGCTCACTCAGGCTTCCTCTCGAGGGGTCCGCCACCAGGCTCCTCAGGGCGGGCGACCCTTTCTGGAGGCACCTGCGCGACGACGGCATGCCGGTGACGCTGATGAAGCTCCCCGTCGACTTCCCCCCCGTGTCGGCGCACGGCGCGAGGATCCTGTGCGGGCTGGGGACCCCGGACGTCAGGGGCAGCCAGGGCAGCTTCACCTTCTTCACGGACAACCCCATGAGGATCAGCGACGATACGGCGGGAGGCCTGGTGATCGCCGTCAGGGCGGAGGACAGGCGATTCTCGTGCCCGCTCGACGGCCCCCCGGACGGCTTCAGGGATGGTTCCCCCGCCTGCAGGACGTGGATCACCGTCACGGCCGACCCGGTCTCCGAAGGTGTGCTCGTCGAGACCGGCAGCGGCTCGGCGGTGCTCGGGAGGGGAGAATGGAGCGGCTGGGTGCCGGTGGAGTTCGGGATGCTCGGAGGGCTCTCGAAGGTGCGGGCCATCGCCAGGTTCCATCTGCGGTCCGTCTCTCCGCACCTCGAGCTCTATGTGAGTCCTCTCAACATGGACCCGGCGCATCCCTCCCTGCCCATTTGCTCGCCCCGAGGGTACGCGCCCGATCTGGCCTTCTCCCTCGGCCCGTTCCACACCAAGGGATTCCCCGAGGACACGAAGGCCCTCTCGCGGGGAGTGCTCGACGACGTCTCCTATCTGGGCCAGGCCTTCGACCTCTACGACGAGCAGCTGTCCCTGATGAGGGAGGGCCTGGGCGGGTTCGACGAGGGGCTCTTCTTCTTCTACTTCAGCACCCTCGACCTCAACGTCCACATGTTCTACCGGGACATCGACGGCCTCAGCCCGACGCACTCCACGGTGATGGACGGGGCGAGGGGGATCGTACCGAGGCTCTACTCGATGATGGACGGCGCGGTGGGCGAGGCGATGGAGGCGATGGACGGCGACACCATGCTGCTCGTCTTCTCCGATCACGGATTCTCGCCGTTCCGCAGGGGTTTCAACCTCAACTCCTGGCTGGCCGCGGAGGGATACGCGAGGCTCTTCGATCCGGTGGCGGCCCGCGGCGAGATGTTCGCCGGGACCGACTGGAGCTCGACCTCGGCCTACGGGCTCGGCATCAACAGCCTCTACCTGAACCTCCGCGGGAGGGAGGAAGGAGGGTCGGTCGACCCGACCCAGGCATCGGTCCTCCTCGACAGGATCGCCTCCGGGCTGCTATCCGCGGTCGATCCCGCGACCGGGCTCCACCCCGTGAGCAGCGTCAGGATCCTCGGCGGGGGCAGGGTCGCAGGGCTGCCCCCCCACGCCCCGGACATGCTGGTCGGCTACGCATCCGGCTACAGGTCCTCCTGGGACACCTCCCTGGGAGGCTATTCCGAGGAAGTCATATCCGACAACACCGACCCATGGAGCGGCGACCACTGCATGGATCCCGATGCCGTGCCCGGCGTCCTCCTCTCCAGCATGCCGCTTCCGGGGGCATCACCGGCGCTTCGGGACATGGGCAGGACGGCCTGCTCGTTCCTCGGGTCGACCACCCTCCCGCCGGGAAGGGACCTCGGGGATGGATAG
- a CDS encoding ABC transporter permease has product MSTIRAFALMTLKGLTRRRTFWGIALVTLIALAGIGSIPSYDVTGEGRFMIDMGLFGIEIGSLLLAIGLASNMFPRDRESRTVMPLLAVPLSRTQYVLGRFAGAALVQTAAIMVWCACLGLILAVNGYYVPEAMLPASILLVAEGWFLLAVVLFFSFWTSPPLNAPLTLLLFIVCQMTPAQFSGLLPGAERVMEALRMLLPRMDVFHIKDPVAHRIPVPTAYFLLASVYGLAYTSFMLSLAIAVFRRRDLK; this is encoded by the coding sequence TTGAGCACCATCCGGGCCTTCGCGCTGATGACCCTGAAGGGGCTCACCAGGCGCCGCACCTTCTGGGGCATTGCCCTGGTCACTCTCATCGCCCTGGCCGGGATCGGCTCTATCCCCTCGTACGACGTCACAGGCGAGGGCAGGTTCATGATAGACATGGGCCTCTTCGGCATCGAGATCGGCTCGCTCCTGCTGGCCATAGGGCTGGCCTCCAACATGTTCCCGAGGGACAGGGAGTCCCGTACCGTGATGCCACTCCTGGCGGTACCGCTCTCGAGGACCCAGTACGTCCTCGGGAGATTCGCGGGGGCGGCACTCGTCCAGACCGCCGCGATAATGGTGTGGTGCGCCTGCCTCGGCCTGATCCTCGCCGTGAACGGCTACTACGTCCCCGAAGCGATGCTGCCGGCCTCGATCCTCCTCGTGGCGGAAGGCTGGTTCCTGCTGGCGGTGGTGCTCTTCTTCAGCTTCTGGACATCGCCTCCGCTCAATGCGCCGCTGACCCTGCTACTCTTCATCGTATGCCAGATGACCCCCGCCCAGTTCTCGGGGCTCCTGCCCGGGGCGGAGCGTGTCATGGAGGCCCTGAGGATGCTCCTGCCCCGCATGGACGTGTTCCACATCAAGGATCCCGTCGCACACAGGATACCTGTTCCGACCGCATACTTCCTGCTCGCCTCGGTGTACGGGCTCGCCTACACGTCCTTCATGCTCTCCCTGGCGATCGCGGTGTTCCGGAGAAGGGACCTCAAGTGA
- the smpB gene encoding SsrA-binding protein SmpB, translated as MTRNRRAFYDYEILDTVEVGLVLRGTEARSVREGGSGLAGSYASFDDRGQLWVTGMHVPEYDQARENHPPNRRRKLLAHRRELDRLRRRIEEKGLTLVPLDLHYSNGIVKMLLGVCRGRREHDRREEIARRDDRRRIEAAMKVRRD; from the coding sequence ATCACCCGCAACAGGAGAGCGTTCTACGATTACGAGATCCTCGACACGGTCGAGGTCGGCCTCGTTCTCAGGGGGACGGAGGCAAGGTCCGTCAGGGAGGGCGGTTCCGGCCTGGCCGGCTCCTATGCCTCCTTCGACGACAGGGGCCAGCTATGGGTCACGGGCATGCACGTGCCCGAATACGACCAGGCCCGGGAGAACCATCCCCCGAACCGGAGGCGGAAGCTCCTCGCGCACAGGAGGGAGCTCGACAGGCTGAGGCGCAGGATAGAGGAGAAGGGTCTGACCCTCGTTCCGCTCGATCTCCACTACAGCAACGGTATCGTGAAGATGCTCCTGGGTGTCTGCAGGGGCCGCAGGGAGCACGACAGGCGGGAGGAGATAGCCAGGCGCGACGACCGCCGGAGGATCGAGGCCGCCATGAAGGTCAGGCGTGACTGA